In Halopelagius inordinatus, a single genomic region encodes these proteins:
- a CDS encoding ferredoxin--NADP reductase yields the protein MSITVTVADVHRMTPDVKQFRLVADDHTFDYRPGQHTAVHFESDDEEGTRPYTAATLPGTNELVLAIKRYDDGNASVYMHDRTPGDEIEIEPVDGNLHVRDFDRDAAFVATGTGITPLYPMFKQYAAEGTGDAHLVFGERDQSHVVFRESIDQLRAEHGNVSADYVLSDADDEAWDGRTGHVQDHLPEALEETVGLEDTDFYVCGVPEMVVETADLLESAGVADEHIYTEGWEADAAEE from the coding sequence ATGTCGATTACCGTCACCGTCGCCGACGTCCATCGGATGACCCCGGACGTGAAGCAGTTCCGACTCGTCGCCGACGACCACACGTTCGATTACCGACCGGGCCAACACACCGCGGTCCACTTCGAGAGCGACGACGAGGAGGGGACGCGGCCGTACACGGCCGCCACCCTCCCGGGCACGAACGAACTCGTCCTCGCGATAAAGCGGTACGACGACGGGAACGCCTCGGTCTACATGCACGACCGAACGCCGGGCGACGAGATAGAGATAGAACCCGTCGACGGCAACCTCCACGTGCGCGACTTCGACCGCGACGCCGCGTTCGTGGCGACGGGCACGGGAATCACGCCACTCTACCCGATGTTCAAGCAGTACGCCGCCGAGGGAACCGGCGACGCCCACCTCGTCTTCGGCGAACGCGACCAATCGCACGTCGTCTTCCGCGAGAGCATCGACCAACTCCGGGCGGAACACGGGAACGTCTCGGCCGACTACGTCCTCTCTGACGCCGACGACGAGGCGTGGGACGGCCGCACGGGTCACGTCCAGGACCACCTCCCCGAAGCACTCGAAGAGACGGTCGGTCTGGAAGACACAGACTTCTACGTCTGCGGCGTCCCCGAGATGGTCGTCGAGACGGCCGACCTCCTCGAATCGGCGGGCGTCGCGGACGAGCACATCTACACCGAGGGCTGGGAGGCGGACGCCGCCGAGGAGTGA
- a CDS encoding formate/nitrite transporter family protein, with amino-acid sequence MSVAPTPAEIFERAIEEGERRLDQSMLELVSTSFIAGFTVVFGIVALGIVHAFVKPQFGEIATIAGALAFGVSLVFLVVGRAELFNENFYDPVAKAVDADSWMVGSLLRLWSVTFAVNLVGGVLMAYIFSVNGVLPEGTVHALRTFAEEFIRRPPTTEFAAAIVGGALVVLLSFLLEAVNSVGSRIAMSYIVGVLLTLGPFDHVIVTMLHVVFGMLFGAPIGLVELATTTGLVTAGNLVGGLGLVTLTHITQAIGAEESEN; translated from the coding sequence GTGTCTGTCGCGCCGACTCCCGCAGAGATTTTCGAACGGGCCATCGAGGAGGGGGAACGCCGCCTCGACCAGTCGATGCTCGAACTCGTCTCGACGAGTTTCATCGCCGGCTTCACCGTCGTCTTCGGAATCGTCGCTCTCGGCATCGTCCACGCGTTCGTCAAACCGCAGTTCGGGGAGATAGCCACCATCGCGGGCGCACTCGCGTTCGGCGTGAGCCTCGTGTTCTTGGTCGTCGGGCGGGCGGAACTGTTCAACGAGAACTTCTACGACCCGGTGGCGAAGGCGGTGGACGCAGACTCGTGGATGGTCGGGTCGCTCCTCCGCCTGTGGAGCGTCACCTTCGCGGTCAACCTCGTCGGCGGCGTCCTCATGGCTTACATCTTCTCCGTCAACGGCGTGTTACCGGAGGGTACCGTCCACGCCCTCCGCACGTTCGCCGAAGAGTTCATCCGCCGCCCGCCGACGACGGAGTTCGCGGCGGCCATCGTCGGCGGCGCACTCGTCGTCCTGCTCTCTTTTCTCCTCGAAGCCGTAAACAGCGTCGGAAGCCGCATCGCGATGTCCTACATCGTCGGCGTCCTGTTGACCCTCGGCCCGTTCGACCACGTTATCGTCACGATGCTGCACGTCGTCTTCGGGATGCTGTTCGGCGCGCCCATCGGCCTCGTCGAACTGGCGACGACGACGGGCCTCGTCACCGCGGGCAACCTCGTCGGCGGACTCGGGTTAGTCACCCTCACGCACATCACGCAGGCCATCGGCGCAGAGGAATCAGAGAACTGA
- a CDS encoding oxidoreductase has translation MTDDPLFEPFEWKGRSLDNRVGLAPMTRTSATDEGHATARMADYYASFARGGFSVLITEGVHPDTAHSQGYPNQPGLATDEQADSWSQVVDAVHEEGTPMFAQLMHAGAQGQGNRYGEGLVAPSRYRAPGEMAEMYGGSGEFPEAEALDGDGLAEVKSGFVASAKRAVEAGFDGVEVHAANGYLLHEFVDPLVNERDDEYGGSPEARARFPAEVVSAIRDATPEEFVVGVRVSQVAVTDEERTWPDGEATAEAVFEAFTDADADFIHVTEPVATDPAFGGEGPTLTELAVRYGDTVVFANGGLGTPEKAREALADGADIVTQGTGALANHDWPNRVRRGEALDELDPALIFEPDVSISDAEIPSDD, from the coding sequence GTGACAGACGACCCGCTTTTCGAGCCGTTCGAGTGGAAGGGACGTTCGCTCGACAACCGCGTCGGCCTCGCGCCGATGACGCGAACGAGCGCGACGGACGAGGGGCACGCGACAGCGCGGATGGCGGACTACTACGCCTCGTTCGCCCGCGGCGGATTCTCCGTTCTCATCACCGAGGGCGTCCATCCGGACACGGCCCACAGCCAGGGGTACCCGAACCAACCCGGCCTCGCGACCGACGAACAGGCGGATTCGTGGTCGCAGGTCGTCGATGCGGTTCACGAGGAGGGGACTCCGATGTTCGCGCAACTCATGCACGCCGGCGCGCAGGGGCAGGGTAACCGCTACGGCGAGGGCCTCGTGGCTCCGTCGCGGTACCGCGCGCCGGGCGAGATGGCGGAGATGTACGGCGGGTCCGGGGAGTTTCCCGAAGCCGAGGCGCTGGACGGCGACGGACTGGCCGAGGTGAAATCCGGGTTCGTCGCGTCCGCGAAACGGGCGGTCGAGGCCGGATTCGACGGCGTCGAAGTCCACGCCGCGAACGGCTACCTGCTCCACGAGTTCGTCGACCCCCTCGTGAACGAACGCGACGACGAGTACGGCGGCAGTCCCGAGGCGCGGGCGCGCTTCCCGGCCGAAGTCGTCTCGGCGATTCGCGACGCGACGCCCGAAGAGTTCGTCGTCGGCGTCCGCGTCTCTCAGGTCGCGGTCACGGACGAAGAGCGGACGTGGCCCGACGGAGAGGCCACCGCGGAGGCCGTCTTCGAGGCGTTCACCGACGCGGACGCCGACTTCATCCACGTCACCGAACCCGTGGCGACGGACCCGGCGTTCGGCGGCGAGGGACCGACGCTCACCGAGTTGGCCGTCCGGTACGGCGACACCGTCGTGTTCGCAAACGGCGGTCTCGGAACCCCCGAGAAGGCGCGCGAAGCGCTGGCCGACGGAGCGGATATCGTGACGCAGGGCACCGGCGCACTCGCGAACCACGACTGGCCGAACCGCGTCCGCCGCGGCGAGGCACTCGACGAACTCGACCCGGCTCTGATATTCGAACCGGACGTCTCGATAAGCGACGCCGAGATTCCGAGCGACGACTGA